From Psychroflexus torquis ATCC 700755, the proteins below share one genomic window:
- a CDS encoding NAD-dependent succinate-semialdehyde dehydrogenase, with translation MIFKSTNPYNDEEVGEYSALTSEELNQKLSDSSSAFKEWSQKPLSYRMKLIKKAGDVLRDNRDEYAQMITLEMGKPISEAKSEIEKCAWVCHYYAEHAQEFLSDEHIKTEASTSFVRHDPMGTIFAVMPWNFPFWQVFRFAAPTLTSGNTGLLKHASNVFGCAQKIEGVFTKAGFPKGVFQSLIVGHDVTEKIISHDGVGAITLTGSEKAGSAVAQIAGKHLKKSLLELGGSNSFIVLEDADLDLAVKTAVKARMLNSGQSCIAAKRFIIQDCVYEEFVLKFTEAARRLKVGDPILDDTQVGPLARKDLADELQRQVKESIKQGAKLLLGGHQNKCFHEPTVLGQVTRDMPAFREETFGPLAAMIKVKTIEEAFELSEESQFGLGVSLFTKDTLKAQEYVSKVSDAALFINELVKSDPRLPFGGTKKSGYGRELAKDGMMEFINRKVVYVK, from the coding sequence TAAGTGATTCTAGTTCAGCATTTAAAGAATGGAGTCAAAAACCCTTATCATATAGAATGAAGCTCATTAAAAAAGCAGGTGATGTTTTAAGAGATAATAGGGATGAATATGCTCAAATGATAACTTTAGAAATGGGTAAACCAATATCAGAAGCAAAATCAGAAATTGAAAAATGTGCTTGGGTCTGCCATTATTATGCAGAACATGCCCAAGAATTCCTTTCTGATGAACATATAAAAACTGAGGCTTCAACCAGTTTTGTGCGTCATGATCCTATGGGAACTATTTTTGCCGTTATGCCTTGGAATTTTCCATTTTGGCAAGTTTTTAGATTTGCAGCACCTACCTTAACTTCAGGGAACACAGGTCTATTGAAACATGCTTCCAATGTGTTTGGGTGTGCTCAAAAAATAGAAGGCGTTTTTACAAAGGCTGGATTTCCAAAAGGAGTATTTCAAAGCTTAATTGTAGGTCATGATGTCACCGAAAAAATAATATCTCACGATGGGGTAGGAGCAATCACTTTAACCGGTAGTGAGAAAGCAGGTTCAGCAGTTGCTCAAATCGCAGGTAAACACCTTAAAAAAAGTTTGCTAGAGCTAGGGGGGAGTAATTCTTTTATTGTCCTAGAGGATGCCGATCTAGATTTGGCAGTTAAAACAGCTGTTAAGGCTAGAATGCTTAATAGTGGTCAAAGCTGCATTGCCGCTAAACGTTTTATTATTCAAGACTGCGTTTATGAGGAATTTGTATTGAAATTCACTGAAGCAGCGCGTCGACTAAAAGTTGGAGATCCAATTTTAGACGATACACAAGTTGGGCCTTTGGCTAGAAAAGATCTGGCGGATGAACTACAACGACAAGTTAAGGAATCCATAAAACAAGGTGCAAAATTACTACTAGGCGGACATCAAAATAAGTGTTTTCATGAACCGACCGTACTTGGCCAAGTCACTCGTGACATGCCAGCTTTTAGGGAAGAAACTTTTGGACCCTTGGCAGCCATGATAAAAGTAAAAACAATAGAAGAGGCTTTTGAGTTGTCTGAAGAGTCTCAATTTGGACTTGGCGTCAGTTTGTTTACAAAAGATACTTTAAAGGCGCAAGAGTATGTTAGTAAGGTAAGCGATGCTGCACTGTTCATTAACGAATTGGTAAAATCTGACCCAAGGTTACCTTTTGGTGGGACCAAAAAGTCAGGATATGGAAGAGAACTAGCAAAAGATGGAATGATGGAATTCATTAACCGGAAAGTGGTTTATGTCAAATAA
- a CDS encoding YbaB/EbfC family nucleoid-associated protein: MFGDMMGMMNKIKETQAKLEQTKKRLDTVMLAEKSNDDLLKVTITANRELKSIEIDDELLKDKKQLEDYLILTLNKAIQKASDVNDTEVSAVAKEGMPDIPGLTS; this comes from the coding sequence ATGTTTGGAGATATGATGGGTATGATGAATAAAATCAAAGAAACCCAAGCAAAATTAGAGCAAACTAAAAAGCGACTAGATACCGTCATGCTTGCAGAAAAGAGCAATGATGACTTATTGAAGGTAACTATTACTGCCAATAGAGAACTAAAATCTATTGAAATAGATGATGAACTATTAAAAGATAAAAAACAGCTTGAAGATTATTTAATCTTAACACTTAACAAAGCCATCCAAAAAGCTAGTGATGTAAATGATACTGAGGTTTCTGCTGTTGCTAAAGAAGGAATGCCTGACATCCCAGGGTTAACGAGTTAG
- a CDS encoding S9 family peptidase, translating into MKHFLPFLALSFIFVASCKKDNSDILKTDTKAPTAEKQPKTLSIHNDDRVDNYYWMNDREDPKIIDYLNSENDYYQESTAHTKAFQTDLFEEMKARIKEDDSSVPYKLNGYWYQVRYETGKDYPIYTRRKGSLEAEEEIMFDCNKMAEDHAYFSLGGISISPDNKYASFGIDTVSRRKYTIQIKNLETGELFPEKIEMTTGGSTWANDNKTLFYTRKEEQTLRSNQIFKHKLDNSAEDDVIIFEEGDETFNVYVYKTKSRDYIIIGSSSTMSDEYQILNANTPDADFKLFSERRRGLEYDLAHYKDDFFILTNKDEAQNFKLMKTSIGSTSESDWEEVIPHRKDILLEGVDIFNNFLVTSERYNGLSRIHVQSWNESDDYYLPFTSETYSAITTTNVDFDTNKLRYSFNSLTTPASVIEFDMVDKTEKVLKEQQVQDPSFDKDNYMSERIWATAKDGTEIPVSLVYKKGIKRDGNNPLLQYGYGSYGATMDPYFSTTRLSLLDRGFIYAIAHVRGGEYLGRDWYEKGKLFHKKNTFTDFIDVSEYLIDQKYTLPEHLYAMGGSAGGLLMGAVINMSPELYNGVIAAVPFVDVVTTMLDESIPLTTGEYDEWGNPNEEEYYKYIKTYSPYDNVEAKEYPNMLVTTGLYDSQVQYWEPAKWVAKLRELKTDQNKLYLDTNMDAGHGGASGRFEALRELSKDFAFLLDLEQISK; encoded by the coding sequence ATGAAACACTTCCTCCCATTTCTAGCTCTAAGCTTTATATTTGTTGCATCTTGTAAAAAAGATAATTCCGACATATTGAAAACAGATACAAAAGCTCCTACTGCTGAAAAGCAACCAAAAACTCTTTCTATTCATAATGATGATAGAGTTGATAATTATTATTGGATGAATGATAGAGAAGACCCTAAAATCATTGACTATCTTAATTCAGAAAATGACTATTACCAAGAATCTACTGCACATACCAAAGCTTTTCAAACCGATCTCTTTGAAGAGATGAAAGCAAGAATTAAGGAAGATGATTCTTCTGTACCTTACAAATTGAACGGGTATTGGTATCAAGTTCGTTATGAGACAGGTAAAGATTACCCTATTTATACCCGAAGGAAAGGATCTTTGGAAGCCGAAGAAGAAATCATGTTCGACTGTAATAAAATGGCGGAAGACCATGCTTACTTTAGTCTAGGGGGTATAAGTATAAGTCCAGATAATAAATATGCCTCTTTTGGAATAGATACGGTGAGTCGAAGAAAATATACGATCCAAATTAAAAACTTAGAGACAGGTGAATTATTTCCAGAAAAGATTGAAATGACTACAGGGGGATCTACTTGGGCTAATGATAATAAAACTCTTTTTTACACTAGAAAAGAAGAGCAAACATTAAGATCTAATCAGATTTTTAAACATAAGCTTGATAATTCTGCAGAAGACGATGTCATTATTTTTGAAGAAGGCGATGAGACCTTTAATGTGTACGTCTACAAAACAAAATCTAGAGATTACATTATCATTGGGTCATCTAGTACGATGTCTGATGAATATCAAATTCTCAATGCTAACACACCAGACGCTGACTTTAAATTGTTTTCTGAAAGGAGAAGGGGTTTAGAGTATGATTTAGCTCATTATAAAGATGATTTTTTCATCCTCACCAATAAGGATGAAGCTCAAAACTTTAAACTGATGAAAACCTCTATTGGGTCAACGTCAGAATCTGATTGGGAAGAAGTAATACCTCACCGAAAGGATATTTTGCTTGAAGGAGTTGATATTTTTAATAATTTCTTGGTAACCAGTGAGCGTTATAATGGTTTGAGTAGAATTCATGTACAAAGTTGGAATGAAAGCGATGATTATTATTTGCCCTTTACAAGTGAAACTTACTCAGCAATTACGACGACTAATGTTGATTTTGATACCAATAAGTTGAGATACTCCTTTAATTCTCTAACGACGCCAGCGTCGGTTATTGAATTTGATATGGTCGATAAAACTGAAAAAGTTCTTAAAGAACAACAAGTTCAAGATCCGAGTTTTGATAAGGATAATTATATGTCGGAGAGAATTTGGGCAACTGCAAAAGATGGTACAGAAATCCCCGTCTCTTTAGTGTATAAAAAAGGTATTAAAAGAGATGGAAATAATCCCCTTCTTCAATATGGATATGGAAGTTATGGAGCGACAATGGATCCTTACTTTTCCACAACTAGACTTTCCCTCTTAGATAGAGGCTTTATTTACGCCATTGCTCATGTGAGAGGTGGCGAATATTTAGGAAGAGATTGGTATGAGAAAGGGAAGCTTTTTCACAAGAAAAATACATTTACAGACTTTATTGACGTATCTGAGTATCTAATAGACCAGAAGTACACTTTACCAGAGCATTTATATGCTATGGGAGGATCTGCAGGCGGACTTCTAATGGGAGCAGTTATCAATATGTCTCCAGAACTTTATAACGGAGTCATAGCGGCAGTGCCTTTCGTAGATGTCGTTACCACAATGCTAGATGAGAGCATTCCTTTAACAACTGGTGAATATGATGAGTGGGGAAATCCTAATGAAGAAGAGTATTATAAGTACATTAAGACCTACTCACCTTATGATAATGTTGAAGCTAAAGAATATCCAAACATGTTAGTGACTACAGGGCTTTACGATTCTCAAGTGCAATATTGGGAACCTGCCAAATGGGTGGCAAAATTAAGAGAACTTAAAACCGATCAAAACAAATTGTATTTAGATACGAATATGGATGCAGGACACGGTGGAGCCTCTGGCCGATTTGAGGCTTTAAGAGAACTTTCTAAAGATTTTGCTTTTTTACTTGATTTGGAGCAAATTTCAAAGTAA